Proteins encoded together in one Rossellomorea sp. y25 window:
- a CDS encoding response regulator — MKALIVDDERNVRNVIRQLGEWERLGITTVLEAANGLEALGIIQAEQPDIIFTDIKMPKMTGMELIEEINKLSYKSKIVLITGYDDYTFMRKAIQLNSFDYLLKPIDDDAFDAVLRKVVEAVKQEAAEDTEQEEILEEAMRLRANQVITSVCSGEEIEEDLPVPLLPDEGMDMTLLSFYRTHRAGTYTAALSEELQTRNIGNAFTYLNEENLCIVFTANDQWVYVEEWISEHISLPIRLVQERLNSLERIHEVFQGLMGDLEQNQCRTIRRPDELESAKRIQEIVSYVETYYMEDISLEKLSKMFFLTREHISRTFKKETGLTLSKYVMKLRIDQAKSWLQETEETIYSISTMLGYQDEKYFSKLFKKVTGMTPFEYRLMEPSKGVTE; from the coding sequence GTCAGCTTGGGGAATGGGAACGTCTCGGCATCACTACGGTCCTCGAGGCGGCAAACGGCCTGGAAGCGCTGGGTATCATCCAGGCTGAACAGCCGGATATCATCTTTACGGATATCAAGATGCCGAAGATGACGGGAATGGAACTCATCGAAGAGATCAACAAGCTGTCATACAAAAGCAAAATCGTCCTAATCACAGGTTATGACGATTATACCTTCATGCGGAAAGCAATCCAGCTGAACAGCTTCGACTATTTGTTGAAGCCCATCGATGATGACGCCTTTGACGCCGTCTTAAGGAAGGTGGTGGAAGCAGTGAAGCAGGAGGCGGCAGAAGACACGGAACAAGAAGAAATCCTGGAAGAAGCGATGAGATTGCGTGCCAATCAGGTCATTACCTCGGTATGTTCCGGGGAGGAAATCGAGGAAGATCTACCCGTGCCGCTTCTCCCGGATGAAGGGATGGATATGACCCTTCTTTCCTTCTATCGCACGCATCGGGCCGGGACGTATACGGCAGCACTCTCGGAAGAACTGCAAACCCGGAATATCGGAAATGCCTTCACGTATCTCAATGAAGAGAACCTTTGCATCGTCTTCACTGCGAATGATCAGTGGGTCTATGTGGAGGAATGGATCAGTGAGCATATATCCCTCCCCATCAGACTTGTCCAGGAGCGTCTGAATTCCTTGGAAAGGATCCATGAGGTATTTCAGGGATTAATGGGTGACCTGGAACAGAATCAATGCCGCACGATCCGCCGTCCAGATGAACTGGAATCGGCTAAACGCATCCAGGAGATCGTTTCCTATGTCGAGACGTACTATATGGAAGACATTTCCCTTGAGAAGCTTTCGAAGATGTTCTTCTTGACGAGGGAGCATATTTCCCGGACGTTCAAGAAAGAAACGGGTTTGACCCTGTCGAAATACGTGATGAAGCTTCGGATCGACCAGGCAAAATCCTGGCTGCAGGAGACGGAAGAGACGATCTATTCGATTTCCACCATGCTCGGCTACCAGGATGAGAAGTACTTTTCCAAGCTATTTAAGAAAGTGACGGGGATGACGCCCTTTGAATATCGATTAATGGAACCTTCAAAGGGGGTGACGGAATGA